In Taeniopygia guttata chromosome 2, bTaeGut7.mat, whole genome shotgun sequence, one genomic interval encodes:
- the MSANTD3 gene encoding myb/SANT-like DNA-binding domain-containing protein 3 isoform X2 has translation MFEKFGCGRVWNFGFLEKQEKMQNEIIKPAKYFSEVEKSVLLALVEKYKYVLECKKSDARTIALKQRTWQALAHEYNSQPSVSLRDFKQLKKCWENIKARTKKIMAHERREKVKRSISPLINTHIVGKEKIGSIMPEQMYFLQSPPEEDSEYQPDASSQESFVVSNRELCDEDKELVHFPVCEGTSQPEPSCSDVRIAADKNYRSKASQESALKKMHEEEHHQQMSILQLQLIQMNEVHVAKIQQIERECEMAEEEHRIKMEVLNKKKMYWERKLQTITKEWPVSSYNRPFPNSP, from the exons ATGTTTGAGAAGTTCGGGTGCGGGCGAGTCTG GAATTTTGGCTTCTtggagaaacaggagaaaatgcAAAACGAAATAATAAAGCCTGCTAAATACTTCTCAGAAGTGGAGAAGAGTGTGCTGCTTGCATTAgttgaaaaatacaaatatgtgCTTGAATGTAAAAAAAGTGATGCAAGAACTATTGCTCTGAAACAGCGCACCTGGCAAGCACTAGCTCATGAATATAATTCACAGCCCAGTGTATCACTGCGAGACTTCAAACAGTTAAAGAAATGCTGGGAAAATATCAAGGCACGGACAAAAAAGATAATGGCACATGAAAGACGGGAGAAGGTAAAAAGAAGTATTAGTCCACTTATAAATACTCACATCGTAGGGAAAGAGAAGATTGGAAGCATAATGCCTGAGCAAATGTACTTTTTGCAGAGCCCACCAGAAGAAGACTCTGAATATCAGCCTGATGCTTCTAGTCAAG AGTCATTTGTTGTGTCAAACAGAGAACTTTGTGATGAAGACAAAGAGCTGGTACATTTTCCAGTATGCGAAGGTACCTCCCAGCCTGAGCCTTCATGTTCTGATGTCAGAATAGCAGCAGATAAGAACTACAGAAGTAAAGCATCTCAGGAAAGTGCTCTGAAAAAGATGCATGAGGAAGAACATCATCAGCAAATGTCAATTTTGCAACTCCAGTTAATCCAAATGAATGAAGTTCATGTGGCAAAGATACAGCAAATAGAAAGAGAGTGTGAGATGGCTGAAGAAGAACACAGGATAAAAATGGAAGttctaaataaaaagaaaatgtattggGAGAGAAAACTGCAGACCATTACAAAAGAATGGCCTGTATCATCCTATAACAGACCCTTTCCTAATTCACCTTAG
- the MSANTD3 gene encoding myb/SANT-like DNA-binding domain-containing protein 3 isoform X1 — MQNEIIKPAKYFSEVEKSVLLALVEKYKYVLECKKSDARTIALKQRTWQALAHEYNSQPSVSLRDFKQLKKCWENIKARTKKIMAHERREKVKRSISPLINTHIVGKEKIGSIMPEQMYFLQSPPEEDSEYQPDASSQESFVVSNRELCDEDKELVHFPVCEGTSQPEPSCSDVRIAADKNYRSKASQESALKKMHEEEHHQQMSILQLQLIQMNEVHVAKIQQIERECEMAEEEHRIKMEVLNKKKMYWERKLQTITKEWPVSSYNRPFPNSP, encoded by the exons atgcAAAACGAAATAATAAAGCCTGCTAAATACTTCTCAGAAGTGGAGAAGAGTGTGCTGCTTGCATTAgttgaaaaatacaaatatgtgCTTGAATGTAAAAAAAGTGATGCAAGAACTATTGCTCTGAAACAGCGCACCTGGCAAGCACTAGCTCATGAATATAATTCACAGCCCAGTGTATCACTGCGAGACTTCAAACAGTTAAAGAAATGCTGGGAAAATATCAAGGCACGGACAAAAAAGATAATGGCACATGAAAGACGGGAGAAGGTAAAAAGAAGTATTAGTCCACTTATAAATACTCACATCGTAGGGAAAGAGAAGATTGGAAGCATAATGCCTGAGCAAATGTACTTTTTGCAGAGCCCACCAGAAGAAGACTCTGAATATCAGCCTGATGCTTCTAGTCAAG AGTCATTTGTTGTGTCAAACAGAGAACTTTGTGATGAAGACAAAGAGCTGGTACATTTTCCAGTATGCGAAGGTACCTCCCAGCCTGAGCCTTCATGTTCTGATGTCAGAATAGCAGCAGATAAGAACTACAGAAGTAAAGCATCTCAGGAAAGTGCTCTGAAAAAGATGCATGAGGAAGAACATCATCAGCAAATGTCAATTTTGCAACTCCAGTTAATCCAAATGAATGAAGTTCATGTGGCAAAGATACAGCAAATAGAAAGAGAGTGTGAGATGGCTGAAGAAGAACACAGGATAAAAATGGAAGttctaaataaaaagaaaatgtattggGAGAGAAAACTGCAGACCATTACAAAAGAATGGCCTGTATCATCCTATAACAGACCCTTTCCTAATTCACCTTAG